A genomic segment from Nitrospirota bacterium encodes:
- a CDS encoding class II aldolase/adducin family protein — MIPLTGITESGAMTRRGELQKKMKELIDKYADKLVSQGLAKGSEILSLAIDEEIYSNTTSDLHFISLQALKEVFGLMNINSLLFAVPEEPRRSIIRALLRYGLSELPDYRAIIPEDCETRTFFHDIPVIDSPDPQKIAHVLSERKSAVVETGTAIVSYGTISPEQAFISYSSACFSTFVKYFHDHLIYLETCKKNNLKPDRERINGFDRIKAFLYPQQAGLEDSGSLHQLLKGPPEDEAMVYSMMVEAGKRLVTERLVDSFFGNMSSYFDSRIYISETAASLDELEGCIDAVPVDGSSSVGITSSSEFATHRAIYRMTPFRFILHGHPKFSVIMSMHCLKECHLRGQCYKACPEKRYVCGVPVVPGEVGTGPTGMVRTVPEAFKESDAAIVYGHGIFTAAEEDFNRPFQRMKEIEENCEKEYFRIVGELMQEVSTC, encoded by the coding sequence ATGATACCCTTGACAGGTATTACAGAATCAGGGGCTATGACGAGGAGGGGAGAGTTACAGAAGAAGATGAAAGAGCTGATTGACAAATATGCCGACAAGCTCGTTTCACAGGGGCTTGCCAAAGGGTCTGAAATACTCTCCCTTGCCATAGATGAGGAGATATACTCAAACACTACCTCAGACCTTCACTTCATCAGCCTTCAGGCCCTGAAAGAGGTTTTTGGTCTGATGAATATCAATTCCCTGCTCTTTGCAGTTCCGGAAGAACCCCGCAGAAGCATCATCAGGGCCCTGCTCAGGTACGGTCTGTCCGAACTCCCGGACTACAGGGCCATTATCCCTGAGGATTGTGAGACAAGGACATTTTTTCATGATATACCGGTGATAGATTCTCCGGACCCGCAGAAGATAGCCCATGTCCTTTCAGAGAGGAAGTCAGCCGTTGTTGAGACCGGGACCGCCATTGTAAGCTACGGGACCATCTCTCCGGAGCAGGCATTTATCTCATACAGCTCGGCCTGCTTCTCCACCTTTGTTAAATACTTCCATGACCACCTGATCTATCTTGAAACCTGCAAAAAAAATAATCTGAAACCGGACAGGGAAAGAATCAACGGGTTTGACAGGATAAAGGCTTTTTTGTATCCACAGCAGGCAGGCCTTGAAGATAGCGGAAGTCTTCATCAATTGCTCAAAGGCCCGCCGGAAGACGAAGCCATGGTATATTCAATGATGGTAGAGGCAGGCAAAAGACTTGTGACGGAAAGGCTGGTGGATTCCTTCTTCGGAAATATGTCCTCTTATTTTGACAGCAGAATATATATCAGTGAAACCGCTGCCTCCCTTGACGAGCTTGAGGGCTGTATAGATGCCGTGCCTGTTGACGGCTCCTCATCCGTCGGAATAACCTCCTCATCCGAGTTTGCAACCCACAGGGCCATATACCGGATGACCCCATTCCGCTTCATACTGCATGGTCACCCGAAGTTCTCTGTTATTATGTCCATGCACTGTCTCAAGGAGTGTCACTTGCGGGGGCAGTGCTACAAGGCATGTCCTGAAAAAAGGTATGTCTGCGGTGTGCCGGTTGTTCCTGGTGAAGTAGGAACCGGTCCAACAGGCATGGTCAGAACCGTTCCAGAGGCATTTAAGGAATCAGACGCTGCCATTGTATACGGACATGGTATCTTTACAGCAGCAGAAGAGGATTTTAACCGGCCCTTTCAGAGGATGAAGGAAATAGAGGAAAACTGTGAAAAAGAGTACTTCAGGATAGTTGGCGAATTAATGCAGGAGGTTTCCACCTGCTGA
- a CDS encoding aldehyde ferredoxin oxidoreductase family protein: MTGYTGKSIRIDLSEGVWDIFETPPELCEKYIGGRGFGVALIREHITKPFDSEDMPIIFASGPLVGTSAPTSGRLSVVSRSPLTSTVFDCSVGGRFATELKRAGFDMLIISGLSREWVTIDIQDGNISIKDAGGLYGRNVEETAAILGDDGSTAIIGRAGERGVRFASIVFDGHYLAGRGGLGAVMGAKRLKAIKIRGTGEVKVADPGALKKAREEIMRLLRASPAVFGEFGLSEFGTAALVDLIHARRMEPTENFRKSVFPKSGQYSGYSMKTAYHTKKKGCRGCPILCKKVGRAGEVMPEFETVSHFGALNGNSDLQSIVEANRLCNDYGLDTITTASTIACYSEFSGKRLSPEELLRHVVLIGERQGIGDALSEGSRRFAESKGVPELSMTVKGLELPAYDPRGAYGMALSYVTSNRGGCHLRAYPISYEILRKPVAVDRFSFVGKARMVKISEDINTVIDSLTACKFVFFAASLEEYAKAINAVTAREYDVQSLVRAGERTWLLERHLNTLNGFSRKDDDLPERFFRDAGYSDENVTIPPIRRKDFDDTLDRYYRIRGYDEEGRVTEEDERAD; the protein is encoded by the coding sequence ATGACAGGGTATACAGGAAAAAGCATCAGGATAGACCTCTCGGAAGGAGTTTGGGATATATTTGAGACCCCGCCGGAACTGTGCGAGAAATATATCGGGGGACGGGGTTTTGGTGTGGCGCTGATCAGGGAGCACATTACAAAACCGTTTGATTCAGAGGATATGCCGATAATATTTGCCTCCGGCCCACTGGTCGGTACCTCTGCCCCCACATCAGGAAGGCTCTCCGTGGTCTCAAGGTCTCCACTCACATCAACGGTTTTTGACTGCTCTGTCGGGGGCAGGTTTGCAACCGAGCTGAAGAGGGCGGGGTTTGATATGCTCATTATCTCCGGTCTATCCAGAGAGTGGGTGACGATAGATATTCAGGACGGTAATATATCCATAAAGGACGCAGGGGGGCTTTATGGCAGGAATGTAGAAGAGACGGCAGCAATTCTTGGTGATGACGGGTCCACGGCCATAATCGGCCGTGCAGGAGAGCGGGGCGTCAGGTTTGCTTCAATTGTATTTGACGGACACTACCTTGCAGGCAGGGGCGGGCTTGGGGCTGTTATGGGGGCCAAGAGATTGAAGGCAATAAAGATAAGGGGGACAGGAGAGGTAAAGGTCGCTGATCCCGGGGCATTGAAAAAGGCAAGGGAGGAGATAATGAGGCTGCTCAGGGCCTCACCTGCAGTATTTGGTGAGTTCGGCCTCAGCGAATTCGGTACGGCAGCCCTTGTTGACCTTATCCATGCAAGGAGGATGGAGCCTACGGAGAATTTCAGAAAGAGTGTATTCCCCAAGTCCGGCCAATACTCGGGTTATTCAATGAAGACCGCCTATCATACAAAAAAGAAAGGTTGCAGGGGGTGCCCCATACTATGCAAGAAAGTGGGCAGGGCAGGTGAGGTTATGCCTGAATTCGAGACGGTCTCACATTTTGGCGCCCTCAACGGCAACAGTGACCTCCAAAGTATTGTCGAGGCAAACCGCCTCTGTAATGATTACGGCCTTGACACCATTACAACTGCATCCACCATTGCCTGTTATTCAGAGTTTTCAGGCAAGAGGCTGTCGCCTGAGGAGCTCCTCAGGCATGTAGTGCTTATAGGGGAGAGGCAGGGTATTGGAGACGCCCTGTCCGAGGGTTCAAGGAGGTTTGCAGAGTCAAAGGGTGTGCCTGAGCTCAGCATGACGGTAAAGGGACTTGAGCTTCCGGCCTACGACCCCCGGGGCGCCTATGGCATGGCCCTTTCCTATGTCACCTCAAACCGAGGAGGCTGCCACCTCAGGGCATATCCGATAAGTTACGAGATACTCAGAAAGCCTGTGGCTGTTGACAGGTTCTCCTTTGTGGGCAAGGCCAGGATGGTCAAGATATCCGAGGATATAAACACAGTAATAGATTCCCTTACAGCATGCAAGTTTGTCTTCTTTGCAGCCTCCCTTGAGGAGTATGCAAAGGCCATAAATGCAGTGACGGCAAGGGAGTATGATGTGCAGTCACTCGTGAGGGCAGGGGAGCGTACGTGGCTTCTTGAAAGGCATCTCAATACACTGAACGGCTTTTCAAGAAAGGATGACGACCTGCCGGAGAGGTTTTTCAGGGATGCGGGGTATTCAGACGAGAACGTGACAATCCCGCCAATCAGGAGGAAGGATTTTGATGATACCCTTGACAGGTATTACAGAATCAGGGGCTATGACGAGGAGGGGAGAGTTACAGAAGAAGATGAAAGAGCTGATTGA
- a CDS encoding EscU/YscU/HrcU family type III secretion system export apparatus switch protein, with product MKEERKKAAALKYRQGVDAAPKVVARGRGWLAERIIALAREHGVPIHEDKALVEILSTLDMYEETPPELYRAVAEVLTFIYKMNGRCK from the coding sequence ATGAAGGAAGAGCGGAAAAAGGCAGCAGCCCTGAAATACAGACAGGGTGTTGATGCGGCACCGAAAGTAGTGGCCAGGGGCAGGGGATGGCTTGCCGAGAGGATAATCGCCCTTGCCCGTGAGCACGGGGTGCCCATCCATGAGGACAAGGCCCTGGTGGAGATACTCTCCACCCTTGATATGTATGAAGAGACACCGCCGGAACTCTACAGGGCTGTGGCTGAGGTGCTGACATTTATTTATAAAATGAACGGAAGGTGCAAATGA
- a CDS encoding flagellar hook-length control protein FliK — MINKTGKFINLLIRDRPALTLKIGDIVKAEVLNITSGNTVSIRLKNTVLKATTDIPLQKNETLMLRVEGKGNEIRLRLVGGGRESSETLKSSILSALDNLRGARLEAGEMGRLRSLIETLPGSVREVLPQLASLKRFFPQIEMLASGISKDLIESSGIFFESKLRLLTLRLVTDDMLKQELQQKTMLNTGTEPDVEKGLARIIRDDLKGTLLSIKGALRDAGVIEQLIQNNIKPDNLNTAIDKLIKNIEFFQLQSRLNESLQVFIPLFWKDLRDGELIFRESYRGKPEERAYSCIVNLDIEGTGRIMAHILMQSGRFHIRFITENRAFVEALKEGLPMLEKQFKASGLKVGSISARHEEKADFSSAISEGLDIRV, encoded by the coding sequence TTGATTAATAAGACAGGAAAGTTTATAAACCTTCTTATCAGGGACAGGCCGGCCCTCACCTTAAAGATAGGGGATATTGTCAAGGCCGAGGTTTTGAATATCACTTCCGGCAACACTGTCTCCATCAGGCTGAAAAACACGGTTCTTAAGGCAACGACAGACATTCCCCTGCAAAAGAATGAAACCCTTATGCTCAGGGTAGAGGGCAAGGGAAACGAGATAAGGCTGAGGTTGGTTGGAGGAGGGAGGGAGTCTTCAGAGACTCTGAAAAGCTCCATCCTCTCTGCCCTTGATAACCTCAGGGGTGCAAGACTTGAGGCGGGGGAGATGGGAAGACTGAGGAGCCTGATTGAGACGCTTCCCGGATCCGTCAGGGAAGTGCTCCCCCAGCTTGCATCACTAAAAAGATTCTTCCCTCAGATTGAGATGCTCGCATCGGGTATTTCGAAGGATCTAATAGAGTCCTCCGGCATATTTTTTGAGTCAAAATTAAGGCTGCTTACCCTGAGGCTCGTTACAGATGATATGCTGAAACAGGAGCTTCAACAGAAGACCATGCTCAATACCGGTACTGAGCCGGATGTTGAAAAAGGACTTGCACGGATTATCAGGGACGACCTCAAGGGTACCCTTCTCAGCATTAAAGGCGCGCTAAGGGATGCAGGTGTAATTGAGCAATTAATTCAGAACAACATAAAGCCTGATAATCTGAACACGGCTATAGACAAACTCATCAAAAACATAGAGTTCTTTCAGCTTCAGTCAAGACTGAATGAATCGTTACAGGTCTTTATCCCCCTCTTCTGGAAGGATTTGCGGGATGGAGAATTGATATTCAGGGAATCATACAGGGGGAAGCCCGAAGAGAGGGCGTATTCCTGCATTGTCAACCTTGATATAGAGGGGACCGGCAGGATAATGGCCCATATCCTTATGCAGTCAGGGCGTTTCCATATCAGGTTCATTACAGAGAACCGGGCCTTTGTTGAAGCGCTGAAGGAGGGCTTGCCCATGCTTGAGAAACAGTTTAAAGCCTCCGGCCTTAAAGTCGGCAGCATCAGTGCGAGGCATGAGGAGAAAGCAGACTTCAGCAGCGCCATTTCAGAAGGACTTGATATAAGGGTATGA
- the serS gene encoding serine--tRNA ligase has protein sequence MLDARFVRENVQVVRDALQKRGYEIALDEFLSLEEKRREVIREVEELRNRRNVVSDQIGSLKKGGGDATDLISEMKKVSERIKALDEELKGVDIKVRDFLLNLPNIPHESVPVGRDESDNLEIRQWGKPEEFDFEPLNHWDIAETLDIVDFDRASKIAGARFALMKGHGARLERALMNFMLDLNTSKGYKEVFPPILVNRESMTATGQLPKFEPDLFRIADPELYLIPTAEVPVTNIHRDEILNEKDLPIYYTAYTPCFRREAGSYGKDTRGLIRQHQFNKVELVKFVRPEESYEELERLTGNAEDILQRLGLPYRVVVLCTGDLGFSAAKTYDIEVWLPGQGRYREISSCSNFEDFQARRANIRFRREGKKGAGFVHTLNGSGLAIGRTVVAILENYQQKDGTVVIPEALRPYMGMDVIK, from the coding sequence ATGCTTGATGCAAGGTTTGTCAGAGAGAATGTTCAGGTTGTCAGGGATGCACTGCAAAAGAGGGGTTATGAGATAGCACTTGATGAGTTCCTCTCTCTTGAGGAGAAGCGCAGGGAGGTAATCAGGGAGGTGGAGGAGCTCAGAAACAGGCGCAATGTGGTCTCTGATCAGATTGGAAGCCTGAAGAAGGGCGGCGGTGATGCCACAGACCTGATCAGCGAGATGAAAAAGGTCTCGGAGAGGATAAAGGCCCTGGATGAGGAGCTGAAGGGTGTTGATATAAAGGTCAGGGATTTTCTCCTGAATCTGCCCAACATTCCCCATGAATCAGTACCCGTTGGCAGGGATGAGAGTGATAACCTGGAGATCAGGCAGTGGGGAAAGCCTGAAGAGTTCGATTTTGAACCCCTGAACCACTGGGATATCGCCGAAACCCTTGATATTGTTGATTTCGACAGGGCATCAAAGATTGCAGGGGCAAGGTTTGCCCTGATGAAGGGCCATGGGGCAAGGCTTGAGAGGGCACTCATGAACTTCATGCTTGACCTGAACACCTCAAAAGGCTATAAAGAGGTCTTCCCGCCAATCCTGGTTAACCGGGAGAGCATGACCGCTACAGGCCAGCTCCCGAAGTTTGAGCCGGATCTCTTCAGAATTGCTGATCCGGAGCTGTATCTCATCCCGACAGCAGAGGTGCCGGTGACCAACATCCACAGGGATGAGATCCTGAATGAAAAAGACCTGCCCATCTACTACACGGCTTACACCCCCTGCTTCAGACGTGAGGCAGGCTCCTATGGCAAGGACACCCGAGGACTCATCAGGCAGCACCAGTTCAACAAGGTTGAGCTGGTAAAGTTCGTCAGGCCCGAAGAATCCTATGAAGAGCTTGAGAGACTTACAGGAAATGCAGAGGATATCCTGCAGAGACTTGGACTTCCTTACAGGGTGGTGGTGCTATGTACCGGAGACCTTGGCTTTTCCGCTGCAAAGACATACGATATTGAGGTGTGGCTGCCGGGGCAGGGCCGTTACAGGGAGATATCTTCCTGCTCAAATTTCGAGGACTTTCAGGCCCGCAGGGCAAACATCCGTTTCCGCAGGGAAGGCAAAAAGGGCGCAGGATTCGTTCATACACTGAATGGCTCCGGGCTTGCAATAGGAAGAACGGTTGTGGCAATCCTTGAAAACTACCAGCAGAAGGACGGCACAGTGGTTATTCCTGAAGCGCTGAGACCGTATATGGGGATGGATGTGATTAAATAA
- a CDS encoding P-II family nitrogen regulator produces MKMVSAVIKHFRLDNVRKALTDIGVEGMTIIEVKGFGRQKGHMEVYRGVEYEVRFLPKIKVEVAVTDEKLDQVIDVIQEAARTGEIGDGKIFIYNLQDVVRIRTGERGEEAI; encoded by the coding sequence ATGAAGATGGTTTCTGCTGTAATCAAGCATTTTCGGCTTGACAATGTACGGAAAGCCCTGACGGACATCGGGGTGGAAGGTATGACCATTATTGAGGTAAAGGGTTTTGGGCGTCAGAAGGGTCACATGGAGGTATACAGGGGTGTGGAGTATGAGGTGAGATTCCTGCCAAAGATCAAGGTAGAGGTGGCCGTGACTGATGAAAAACTCGATCAGGTTATTGATGTTATTCAGGAAGCTGCAAGGACAGGCGAGATAGGGGATGGCAAGATATTTATTTATAACCTGCAGGATGTGGTGAGGATCAGGACAGGGGAGAGAGGAGAGGAAGCGATATGA
- a CDS encoding ammonium transporter, producing the protein MMKKEDSGVGSQGSLINGKLVLISLFTGFLVFLSCNSAFAGEATGIDTGDTAWLLMSTALVMLMTPGLAFFYGGMVRSKNVLGTIMHSFIILCIVSIVWVLWGYTLAFGPDIGGFVGGLKWLGLQGVGQEPAPLAPTVPHLAFMMFQGMFAIITPALITGAFAERMKFSALVIFTVLWTTFVYSPVCHWVWGGGWIGTKIGALDFAGGTVVHINSAIAAITAAVIIGKRKGYLEEAIMPHNLPMTILGAALLWFGWFGFNAGSALTAGGLASLAFVTTNTAAAAAAMSWALTEWGYRGKPTAFGAVSGAVAGLVAITPAAGFVSPMSAILIGLGAGVFCYLAVNVRPKIGYDDSLDVLGIHGVGGLWGALATGLFASTAVNSGGADGLFFGNPSLFTAQVIASAATILYSGVVTLIILKVIDWTIGLRVKEEEEVVGLDLSQHGETGYNL; encoded by the coding sequence ATGATGAAAAAAGAGGACTCAGGAGTTGGAAGCCAGGGCTCCTTGATAAATGGAAAACTGGTTTTGATTTCGCTATTCACAGGTTTTCTGGTATTCCTTTCCTGCAACAGCGCATTTGCAGGGGAAGCAACGGGGATCGATACAGGCGATACTGCCTGGCTATTGATGTCCACAGCTCTTGTCATGCTGATGACCCCGGGGCTTGCCTTTTTTTATGGCGGAATGGTGAGGAGCAAAAATGTCCTCGGCACCATAATGCATAGTTTTATAATCCTGTGTATTGTGAGTATTGTCTGGGTATTGTGGGGGTATACACTTGCCTTTGGCCCTGACATAGGCGGGTTTGTTGGCGGACTGAAGTGGTTGGGCCTGCAGGGTGTTGGACAGGAACCCGCTCCACTGGCCCCAACAGTGCCCCACCTTGCATTCATGATGTTTCAGGGGATGTTTGCCATCATCACACCTGCCCTTATAACAGGGGCCTTTGCAGAGAGGATGAAGTTTTCGGCCCTGGTGATCTTTACTGTGCTATGGACAACCTTTGTCTACTCTCCGGTTTGTCACTGGGTATGGGGGGGCGGATGGATCGGAACAAAAATTGGCGCCCTTGATTTTGCCGGCGGCACAGTTGTCCATATAAACTCAGCCATTGCAGCCATTACTGCCGCGGTTATTATTGGAAAGAGAAAGGGGTATCTGGAGGAGGCTATAATGCCTCATAACCTTCCAATGACTATCCTGGGGGCTGCACTGCTGTGGTTCGGCTGGTTCGGGTTTAATGCCGGCAGTGCACTTACAGCCGGAGGACTGGCCTCCCTTGCCTTTGTAACAACAAACACCGCTGCTGCAGCAGCGGCCATGAGCTGGGCACTTACAGAGTGGGGCTACAGGGGAAAACCCACAGCCTTTGGTGCGGTCAGCGGCGCTGTAGCCGGACTTGTTGCCATAACGCCTGCAGCAGGCTTTGTAAGTCCCATGTCTGCCATCCTGATAGGTCTCGGTGCAGGCGTCTTCTGTTATCTTGCCGTTAATGTCAGACCGAAGATCGGATATGATGATTCACTTGATGTACTCGGCATCCATGGAGTAGGAGGTCTGTGGGGGGCACTGGCTACAGGTCTTTTTGCATCAACCGCAGTAAATTCCGGTGGTGCCGATGGCCTGTTTTTCGGAAACCCGTCTCTCTTTACAGCCCAGGTTATTGCGAGTGCTGCAACCATTCTTTATTCCGGAGTTGTCACCCTTATCATACTGAAGGTGATTGACTGGACAATCGGACTCAGGGTTAAAGAGGAAGAAGAGGTTGTGGGACTTGATCTCAGCCAGCACGGTGAGACAGGATATAACCTGTAA
- a CDS encoding type 1 glutamine amidotransferase: MPVLIVKNIPVEGPGTIEDFLKDKGISYTILELSKGELITDTGEYSHLIVMGGPMAVYEMDRYAYLRQETDLIKDFINRGKSVLGVCLGAQMVAHCLGARVYPGDVKEVGWYKVDITPEGMEDEVFSTIAIDGKPVAEVFQWHGDTFDLPEGAVRIASSSAYPNQAFRYGSRVYALQFHIEVTPEILREWFKDEEGVDVEEMLAHTQKIYPEYHKRAMNFYDKFFS, encoded by the coding sequence ATGCCGGTATTGATTGTAAAGAACATCCCGGTCGAAGGGCCGGGAACGATTGAGGACTTTCTCAAGGACAAGGGTATTTCCTATACCATACTCGAGCTCTCAAAGGGCGAGCTGATTACCGACACAGGGGAGTATTCGCATCTGATAGTAATGGGTGGACCGATGGCTGTTTACGAGATGGACAGATACGCCTACCTCCGTCAGGAGACGGACTTGATAAAGGACTTCATTAACAGGGGCAAGTCCGTCCTTGGTGTCTGCCTGGGAGCCCAAATGGTCGCTCATTGCCTTGGGGCAAGGGTTTATCCCGGTGATGTCAAGGAGGTAGGCTGGTATAAGGTTGACATAACACCTGAGGGAATGGAAGACGAGGTCTTCTCAACCATTGCGATTGACGGGAAACCCGTTGCAGAGGTCTTTCAGTGGCACGGTGACACCTTTGACCTGCCTGAAGGCGCGGTAAGGATTGCCTCGTCATCAGCCTATCCCAATCAGGCATTCAGGTACGGCAGCCGGGTATATGCCCTGCAGTTTCATATAGAGGTTACACCGGAGATACTCAGGGAATGGTTTAAGGACGAAGAAGGGGTTGACGTTGAAGAGATGCTTGCGCATACGCAGAAGATATACCCTGAATATCATAAAAGGGCAATGAATTTTTATGATAAATTTTTTTCTTGA
- the glnA gene encoding type I glutamate--ammonia ligase produces the protein MTPKDVLTFAQENDVVMVDFKFIDFPGVWQHFSVPVDELKEETFEEGVGFDGSSIRGWQAINASDMLIIPDPETTMLDPFRKYPTLGLVCNIVDPITKEPYSRDPRYISQKAVQYLKSTGLGDTAYFGPEAEFFIFDDIRFDQNAQSGYYFIDSKEGIWNSGKDEGPNLGYKPRHKEGYFPVPPTDSLEDLRTEMVVIMQRCGIHIEAQHHEVATAGQGEIDMRFSPLVNMADKLMLFKYIVKNVAHAHGKTATFMPKPIFEDNGSGMHTHQSIWKDGKPLFAGNEYAGLSEMALHYIGGLLKHARALAALTNPTTNSYKRLVPGFEAPVNLAYSARNRSAAIRIPMYSPSPKAKRVEVRFPDPSCNPYLAFAALLMAGLDGIENKIDPGEALDKDLYELPPEELSKVPQMVGSLDEALESLEKDHEFLLKGNVFTEDALTTWIKYKRENEVNELRLRPHPYEFFLYYDI, from the coding sequence ATGACGCCAAAGGATGTCTTAACGTTTGCTCAGGAAAACGACGTAGTAATGGTTGACTTCAAGTTCATTGATTTTCCAGGGGTATGGCAGCACTTTTCAGTACCTGTTGATGAACTGAAAGAAGAGACTTTTGAAGAGGGTGTTGGTTTTGACGGCTCATCCATAAGGGGCTGGCAGGCAATCAATGCATCGGATATGCTGATTATTCCTGACCCTGAGACCACAATGCTTGATCCATTCAGAAAATACCCGACTCTCGGTCTTGTCTGCAACATTGTAGACCCGATTACCAAGGAACCTTACTCAAGAGATCCAAGATACATCTCACAGAAGGCAGTTCAGTATCTCAAGTCCACAGGGTTAGGTGATACTGCATACTTTGGCCCGGAGGCAGAGTTTTTTATCTTTGACGACATAAGGTTTGACCAGAATGCCCAGAGCGGCTATTACTTTATTGATTCAAAAGAAGGCATCTGGAACTCCGGAAAGGATGAGGGCCCCAACCTCGGTTACAAACCAAGACACAAGGAGGGGTATTTCCCTGTACCGCCTACAGACAGCCTTGAGGATTTAAGGACGGAGATGGTCGTTATAATGCAAAGGTGTGGAATACATATCGAAGCCCAGCACCACGAGGTGGCAACAGCAGGCCAGGGCGAGATTGACATGAGATTCTCCCCCCTTGTAAATATGGCCGACAAGCTCATGCTGTTCAAATACATAGTCAAGAACGTGGCCCATGCACATGGAAAGACTGCTACCTTCATGCCAAAGCCCATCTTTGAAGACAATGGCTCAGGAATGCACACCCACCAGAGCATCTGGAAGGATGGCAAACCCCTGTTTGCAGGTAATGAATACGCAGGCCTCAGTGAGATGGCGCTTCACTACATCGGAGGACTTCTGAAACATGCCAGGGCGCTTGCCGCACTCACAAACCCCACAACCAATTCATACAAGAGACTTGTTCCGGGGTTTGAGGCACCGGTTAATCTTGCATATTCAGCAAGAAACCGCTCTGCGGCAATAAGGATTCCAATGTATTCTCCTTCTCCAAAGGCAAAGAGGGTGGAGGTAAGATTCCCGGATCCCTCATGCAACCCCTATCTTGCCTTTGCAGCATTGCTGATGGCCGGCCTTGACGGAATAGAGAACAAGATTGATCCCGGCGAGGCACTTGATAAGGACCTCTATGAGCTTCCGCCAGAGGAACTCTCAAAGGTACCCCAGATGGTAGGCAGCCTTGATGAGGCACTTGAGAGTCTTGAAAAAGACCATGAGTTCCTGCTCAAGGGAAATGTCTTCACTGAAGATGCACTTACGACATGGATAAAATACAAGAGAGAGAACGAGGTTAATGAACTGAGGCTCAGGCCTCACCCCTATGAGTTCTTCCTTTACTACGATATATAA